From Ptychodera flava strain L36383 unplaced genomic scaffold, AS_Pfla_20210202 Scaffold_44__1_contigs__length_1314385_pilon, whole genome shotgun sequence, the proteins below share one genomic window:
- the LOC139128129 gene encoding tripartite motif-containing protein 2-like, which produces MAAAPERKVLEEISEDFLCCTICLEQFKSPKILPCLHTFCEQCLGTLVEKTGSQSCPECRQQYQLPLGGVPEIKDHFFMSNLIEIFKQQLDSMQGAEIKCAGCQENTATHKCIECGHYLCNNCVKAHRNLPITQTHQLMTIGEYETAKSTNPVTLQAVEYCSLHRKNEIEFYCETCQVPVCSKCTIVKHRIPEHVHRDLKDAADEYLTELKAMIDKLKMKEQEAEKNKTLAKQIHTDLTEQCSREERKVRMKAEEIIKKIKREEQRLIDELKNNYKIKIKKAADDIDEMELKHGNIKSACSYIETLMHHGNAAQLLSTKGDVGTHIRQLISMETVGTAKDDGFIFTPHDEFCEHGILGILESDVCMSKCTVENIPKQLWKGDSADLLITTRDSIETQVIKNQQVKAKVRKPDASWEDINVDDNRDGTHRVTVAGQLDGKYQVTMTIGDQPMPGCPVIIPVIKGLVKTIGSEGNAEGQFIYPWSVALKKDKNIVTADRDNNRLQISTREGTFMKLLEFKQFEMPFTPCDIAISSDNTYHSLDDNNKQVVVSDENGHVIRCFGQNELKDPCGIGISPVDGNVYVTDGGGHCVRVYTKHGKFLRSFGLKGKGEGKFKGPWGVVISSTGMVFVADYNNQRIQVFNADDQYLYSFDCQSGDGKMRRPRGIAIENDKYVYVTTDTPSSLLKFESSGKFVCRIDSDSDG; this is translated from the coding sequence ATGGCTGCTGCTCCTGAACGTAAAGTTTTGGAAGAAATTAGTGAAGATTTCCTGTGTTGTACCATCTGTCTGGAGCAGttcaagtctcctaaaattctaccatgtctgcatacattctgtgagCAGTGTTTAGGCACACTGGTTGAGAAGACTGGATCTCAAAGCTGCCCAGAATGTCGACAGCAATATCAGCTTCCACTTGGAGGCGTGCCTGAAATTAAAGACCACTTCTTTATGagcaatctgattgaaatattcaagcAACAACTGGATTCAATGCAGGGAGCTGAGATCAAATGTGCAGGTTGCCAAGAGAACACAGCTACTCATAAGTGTATTGAGTGCGGACATTATCTTTGTAACAACTGTGTCAAGGCTCACAGAAATCTGCCAATCACACAGACACATCAACTGATGACCATTGGAGAATATGAAACAGCAAAGTCAACCAATCCAGTAACACTACAAGCAGTGGAATATTGCAGTCTCCATAGAAAGAATGAAATTGAATTctactgtgaaacctgtcaggtaCCTGTCTGTTCAAAATGCACTATAGTCAAACACCGAataccagaacatgtacacagagacttgaaagatgcagcagatgagtatcttacagaattgaaagccatgATTGACAAACTCAAAATGAAagaacaggaagctgaaaagaacaaaacgctggccaagcagatacacactgatcttacagagcagtgcagcagagaagaaaggaaggtgagaatgaaagcagaagaaatcatcaagaaaataaagagagaagagcagagactgatagatgaactgaaaaacaattacaaaataaaaattaaaaaggcagctgatgatattgatgagATGGAATTAAAACATGGTAACATTAAGAGTGCATGCAGTTATATAGAgacactgatgcatcatgggaatgctgCCCAACTTCTCTCCACAAAGGGGGATGTTGGCACTCATATCAGGCAATTGATATCCATGGAAACTGTAGGAACTGCTAAAGACGATGGCTTCATATTCACACcacatgatgaattttgtgagCATGGAATTCTGGGAATACTGGAATCAGATGTGTGTATGTCAAagtgtacagttgaaaacattccaaaacaactctggaaaggtgactctgcagacctactgatcacaaccagagattccatAGAAACACAAGTCATCAAAAATCAACAAGTGAAAGCCAAGGTAAGAaaacctgatgcatcatgggaagacatTAACGTAGATGATAACAGAGATGGTACACACAGAGTTACAGTGGCTGGACAattggatggaaaatatcaagttaccatgacaataggAGATCAACCAATGCCAGGCTGTCCTGTCATCatacctgtcatcaaaggattggTGAAGACCATTGGCAGTGAAGGAAATGCTGAGGGACAGTTCATCTATCCCTGGAGTGTGGCCTTAAAGAAAGATAAAAACATTGTTACTGCAGACAGGGACAATAATAGGCTGCAGATAAGCACCAGAGAGGGTacattcatgaaattattgGAATTCAAACAGTTTGAAATGCCTTTCACACCATGTGATATAGCTATATCAAGTGATAATACATACCATAGTTTAGATGACAACAATAAgcaagtagttgtcagtgatgagaatggacatgtcatcagatgctttggacaaaatgagttgaaaGATCCATGTGGTATTGGGATTAGTCCTGTAGATGGCAATGTCTATGTGACAGATGGTGGTGGCCATTGTGTCAGGGTTTATACAAAACATGGCAAATTCCTTAGGTCATTTGGGTTGAAAGGTAAAGGTGAAGGGAAATTTAAGGGTCCCTGGGGTGTAGTCATTTCAAGTACTGGAATGGTATTTGTAGCAGACTACAATAACCAGCGTATCCAGGTATTCAATGCAGatgaccagtatttgtattcctttgattgtCAGAGTGGGGATGGTAAGATGAGACGTCCAAGGGGAAtagcaattgaaaatgataaatatgtctatGTTACTACTGATACCCCTAGTAGTCTACTGAAGTTTGAGAGTAGTGGTAAGTTTGTTTGTCGTATTGATAGTGATAGTGATGGCTGA